The nucleotide sequence GGCTCTTTACCAGGTTGAAGATTGAGGGATTGCTGGTCATGCGTTGTCATTAGTCATTATAGGTAAACTAGTTTATGCCCAAAAATAGACATTTAGGGTGTCTGGTTTTAGATGTATAAATTTATATATATAAAATATTGAATAATATTTAGTAAAAAAAAAGGTTGTTGCATCGCGGAAATTGTAGGTAAATAGGTAATATTACCCGCTTTAGAAAGTGTTTAAACTAGTTTAACAGTCTAAAGCTTATGCAAAAACGTTTTACTCGTCAAAAGGTCTACTGCATTGCCAGGAACGCCTTTTTGGTAGCGACCAGTCGTCCCCGGCAGGTTGCCTGCTGTCTTATGTTGCTGCTTGGCCTGCTGTGCTCGGCTGGCGCCTATGCCCAAACGAAAGTTAGCGGTAAAGTTGTCGACGCGCAGGGAGCCGCTCTGCCAGGAGTTAGCATCGTGGTCAAGGGGACAACCACGGGTACGGTATCGGACGCTGATGGTAACTATGCGCTGAATGTGCAGAACGGTAACGCCACGCTCGTCTTTTCCTACATCGGCTACACCAGTCAGGAAATTGCCCTCAACGGCCGTAGTTCGGTCAATCTTACTCTGGCCAGCGACGACAAGATGTTGAGCGAGGTTGTGGTGGTCGGGTATGGCGAGCAGAAGAAAGAAACCGTAACCGGCTCGGTTGCCTCGGTGAAAGGCTCGGAACTGGTGAAGTCGCCAGCCATAAACCTGACCAACTCCATTGCAGGCCGGATGCCGGGCGTTATTGCCACCAACCGCAGTGGCGAACCGGGTTACGATGGTGCCGCCATCCGGATTCGGGGCTCAAATACGTTAGGAAATAATGATGCACTCATTGTTATTGACGGGGTGCCGGCCCGGGCCGGGGGGATTGACCGACTAAATCCGGCCGATATTGAAAGCATCTCTGTACTGAAGGATGCGTCAGCGGCTATCTATGGTTCGCGGGCGGCAAACGGGGTTATTCTGGTAACCACCAAGCGGGGAAAAACCGGCAAGCCGGAACTGCTCTATAATTTCAATCAGGGCTGGGCGCAGCCAACGGTTATCCCTAAAATGTCGTCGGCGGCTCAGTACGCTGAACTCAACAACGAGATCAATGCCTATAACCTGCCGGCGCAATACTGGAAAGACGCGCTCACGGCCTTCCGCACCACGGGTACGTATACTCGCCCCGACAACGGTGCCGTTGCCAAGGCCGCCTTTACGCCCGACGACATCAAGAAGTTTCAGGATGGTTCGGATCCCTGGGGACACCCTAATACGAACTGGTTCGAGGCAGCTCTGAAACCCTGGTCGCCCCAGACGCGGCACACGCTTCAGCTGACTGGTGGTGGCGAAAATATCAAATACCTGGTGTCGGCCGGCTACCAGAATCAGGATGCGTATTACAAGAACTCGGCAACGGGCTACAAGCAGTACGACTTCCGGACGAACCTGGATGCGAAAATCAGCAAGCATATCAGTACCGTTTTTGGGGTAGTAGGCCGCCAGGAGAATCGCTTCTTCCCGACCAAGCCGGCGGGCGCTATTTTCCGGATGCTGATGCGGGGCTATCCGAACAAACCGGCTTACTGGCCAAATGGTCTGCCTGCACCGGACATTGAGAACGGTGAACAGCCGGTTCTGATCACGACGAGCGCAACGGGTTATGACCGCGATACCCGCTACTACCTGCAAAGTAACGCGAGCGTGAACATTACCAACCCCTGGATCGAAGGGTTGAAGTTTTCAGGTAGTGTAGCTCTGGATAAATTCATTCAGCAGGGGAAAACCTGGCAGACGCCCTGGTCTATCTATAGCTGGGATTACACTTCCTACGACGCGAACAAGCAGCCAATTCTGAACCGGGTTCAGAAAGGGCCCAACGCGCAGGCGACTCTGAACCAGTACACCAACGATCAGTTCAGCTCGCTCCTGTCGGGGATTCTGACCTACGAACGGACATTCGCGACCGATCATGCCGTAACCCTGCTGGCAGGTGTTACTAAAGAGGCCTCCAACTCGAACGGGTTCTCGGCCTTCCGGAAATACTTTGCTTCAACGGCCATCGACCAGTTGTTTGCCGGTGGTAATGCCGAGAAAAACTCCAACACGACGGCCGCCTGGCAGCGGGCACGGATGAGCTACTTCGGCCGGGCCGGGTATAACTACAAAGAAAAATACCTGGCTGAGTTCCTGTGGCGATACGATGGCTCCTATATGTTCCCGAAAGCAAGCCGGTGGGGCTTCTTCCCGGGGGTATCGGTAGGCTGGCGGCTGTCGGAAGAGGATTTTATCAAGCAGTCGATTCCAGCCATCAGCTCGCTCAAGCTGCGGGGCTCGTGGGGGCAGTTGGGTAACGACCAGGTATTTTTCAACAATACGTTGCGGGAGTATGACTACCTGCCAACCTATGCCTACGGTGATCCGGCCAACGCCAACTGGGGTTACGTAATCAACGGTCAGGTTGTTCCGACGCTGTACGAAAACGGTGTGCCCAATACGACTCTGACCTGGGAGGTAGCTAACAATGCGAACATTGGACTGGAAGGATCGTTGCTAAACGGAAAAATCTTCTTCGAGTTCGACGTTTTCCAGAACAAGCGTTCCAACATCCTATGGCGGAAGAGCGCTTCCATTCCGCAGACTACGGGGATGACCCTGCCGGCTACCAACATTGGTAAAGTAACGAACCAGGGCTACGAGTTTAACGTCGGTTATAACGGACAGTCCGGGGAGTTGAAATATAATATCAGCGTAAACGGCGGTTATGCCCGAAACAAGATAACCTTCTGGGACGAAACCCCCGGTGCGCCGGAGTGGCAGCGTTCGACGGGCAAGTCAATGCCGACCAACGTAAACGACCCGAACCAGGCCAACGGTACGCTCATGTATGTCTATGACGGTATCTTCGCTACCCAGGGCGAGATCGACGCAAACAAGATCGACTACAGTGGCGTCGGGGGCCGGTTGCTGCGGCCGGGTGATATGCGGCTCAAGGACATCAACGGCGATGGTAAAATCGACGGCGACGACCGGGTTCGGCAGGATAAAAACAACATACCGCGGTTCCAGGGCGGGTTAAACCTGGGGTTGCGCTACCGCAACTTCGACTTAACGGTTCTCTTCCAGGGGTCAACCGGTGCGCAGATCTTCCTCCAGACCGAGTCGGGAACGATTGGTAACTTCCTGGAGTGGAGCTATAATAACCGCTGGACGGTCGATAACCCCAGCACCGTTCATCCGCGCATTGTGGACCGGAGCAACCAGTACTTCTCGAACGGTACTACCTACTGGCTGAAAAGCACGGATTACATCCGCCTGAAGAACCTCGAACTGGGATACACGCTTCCCGCAGCCCTAACGACCCGGATTGGTTTGAGCAACCTGCGCGTATATGTCAACGGGCTCAACCTGGCTACGTACGCACCCCAGATGAAAGGTTTGTTCGATCCAGAAGCAGCCAGCAGCAGCGCGCAGTATTATCCGCAGGCACGGGTTATCAACACAGGGTTGTCGGTTAGTTTCTAAAAATATTGAATCCGTACAGTATGAAAAAATATATAAAGTTCTTGTCGCTGGGTCTGGCAATTGGCCTGGCGACGGCTGGCTGTAACAGTGATTTTCTGGACACTAAGCCACTCGATAAGGTATCGGGGGATGCAGTCTGGTCGGATGCAGCCCTGGCCGAGTCGTTTGTAACGGGCGTCTACAATGGTTTGCGGGATGGTATTCTGGATCAGATGAACCTGGACTGCCAGACCGACAACGCGCTCTATAGCTTCGGTAAGCAGGACATCAATGAGGCCAACGTCAGCCCGTCCAACACGGGTACGGTAAAGAACACGATGGAGTGGGGGGCCATGTATGCCCGCATCCGGGCCGCCAACATCGCTCTGGCAAACCTGATGAAGCCTGGGTTTGATAACAGCAATGGCATTGCTAGTCGCATGCGGGGCGAAATGTATTTCATGCGCGCCTACTTCTATAATCAGTTGCTGCGGTACTATGGTGGGGTTCCCATCATTAAAACGCCGTACACGCTGGAAACGAGTGATTTTTCCATTGCTCGTAATACGTATGAGGAATGCGTGAACTCTATCGTGACGGACCTTGACTCCGCAGCGGCTTTGCTGAAAGGCAAAAAGATGGATGCGGGAAGGGCAACTATGGGCGCGGCAATGGCGCTCAAAGCGCGGGTGCTGCTGTATGCCGCCAGCGATCTGCACGACATTCCGACCGCAAAGGCTAAGTCGGCGCTTATTGCCGGCTTTAGCAAGCCCGAACTGCTCGGTTACGTCAGTGGTGACCGCACCGCCCGGTGGCAGAAAGCCAGAGATGCCGCCAAAGCCGTGATTGACCTGAACCAGTATGGTTATAAGATGAACCTGACAGCTCCCGTTTCGCCGGCAGAAGGGCAGCAGAACTACATTAACATGTATCTGTCCCGGAATGGTGGCGAGGCCGACGGAATCTTCCTGAAGTACTACGTTCGGGCTTCCCCCGACGACTGGGGTTCGTGGTATCCGCGCAACAATATGCCCAACGGCTACCATGGCTGGACATCAAGTGAGCCGACGCAGAATCTGGTGGATGGCTACGAAATGATGGACGGAACCAAGTTCGACTGGAAGAACCCCGCCCATGCCGCGGCTCCCTACGACAACCGCGATCCGCGCTTCTACGCGTCGATCCTGTATGACGGTGCGAAATGGAAGCCCCGTACGCCCGACGGAGCAGGTATTGACCCATTCGGGGAAATTCAGATGGGCGAGTATGAAGTAGGTAATGCCAGCAGCCCGTCGAAGTTTTCGGGTCTGGATACCCGCAACAGCTCAATCGAAAACTGGAACGGAACCTGGACGGGCTACGGCATCCGGAAGTTTATGGACCCCGACCCCGGCCTGGTGGATATGAACACCCGGCAGGAAGTGCCTTCTATCCAGATTCGCTTTACAGAAGTGGTGCTGAACTACGTCGAGGCCCTTATGGCTCTTGGGCAGTCGGAGGAAGCCAAGACCTGGCTCAACAAAATCCGTTTCCGCGTGGGTATGCCGGCCATTACC is from Spirosoma taeanense and encodes:
- a CDS encoding SusC/RagA family TonB-linked outer membrane protein, with protein sequence MQKRFTRQKVYCIARNAFLVATSRPRQVACCLMLLLGLLCSAGAYAQTKVSGKVVDAQGAALPGVSIVVKGTTTGTVSDADGNYALNVQNGNATLVFSYIGYTSQEIALNGRSSVNLTLASDDKMLSEVVVVGYGEQKKETVTGSVASVKGSELVKSPAINLTNSIAGRMPGVIATNRSGEPGYDGAAIRIRGSNTLGNNDALIVIDGVPARAGGIDRLNPADIESISVLKDASAAIYGSRAANGVILVTTKRGKTGKPELLYNFNQGWAQPTVIPKMSSAAQYAELNNEINAYNLPAQYWKDALTAFRTTGTYTRPDNGAVAKAAFTPDDIKKFQDGSDPWGHPNTNWFEAALKPWSPQTRHTLQLTGGGENIKYLVSAGYQNQDAYYKNSATGYKQYDFRTNLDAKISKHISTVFGVVGRQENRFFPTKPAGAIFRMLMRGYPNKPAYWPNGLPAPDIENGEQPVLITTSATGYDRDTRYYLQSNASVNITNPWIEGLKFSGSVALDKFIQQGKTWQTPWSIYSWDYTSYDANKQPILNRVQKGPNAQATLNQYTNDQFSSLLSGILTYERTFATDHAVTLLAGVTKEASNSNGFSAFRKYFASTAIDQLFAGGNAEKNSNTTAAWQRARMSYFGRAGYNYKEKYLAEFLWRYDGSYMFPKASRWGFFPGVSVGWRLSEEDFIKQSIPAISSLKLRGSWGQLGNDQVFFNNTLREYDYLPTYAYGDPANANWGYVINGQVVPTLYENGVPNTTLTWEVANNANIGLEGSLLNGKIFFEFDVFQNKRSNILWRKSASIPQTTGMTLPATNIGKVTNQGYEFNVGYNGQSGELKYNISVNGGYARNKITFWDETPGAPEWQRSTGKSMPTNVNDPNQANGTLMYVYDGIFATQGEIDANKIDYSGVGGRLLRPGDMRLKDINGDGKIDGDDRVRQDKNNIPRFQGGLNLGLRYRNFDLTVLFQGSTGAQIFLQTESGTIGNFLEWSYNNRWTVDNPSTVHPRIVDRSNQYFSNGTTYWLKSTDYIRLKNLELGYTLPAALTTRIGLSNLRVYVNGLNLATYAPQMKGLFDPEAASSSAQYYPQARVINTGLSVSF
- a CDS encoding RagB/SusD family nutrient uptake outer membrane protein, whose product is MKKYIKFLSLGLAIGLATAGCNSDFLDTKPLDKVSGDAVWSDAALAESFVTGVYNGLRDGILDQMNLDCQTDNALYSFGKQDINEANVSPSNTGTVKNTMEWGAMYARIRAANIALANLMKPGFDNSNGIASRMRGEMYFMRAYFYNQLLRYYGGVPIIKTPYTLETSDFSIARNTYEECVNSIVTDLDSAAALLKGKKMDAGRATMGAAMALKARVLLYAASDLHDIPTAKAKSALIAGFSKPELLGYVSGDRTARWQKARDAAKAVIDLNQYGYKMNLTAPVSPAEGQQNYINMYLSRNGGEADGIFLKYYVRASPDDWGSWYPRNNMPNGYHGWTSSEPTQNLVDGYEMMDGTKFDWKNPAHAAAPYDNRDPRFYASILYDGAKWKPRTPDGAGIDPFGEIQMGEYEVGNASSPSKFSGLDTRNSSIENWNGTWTGYGIRKFMDPDPGLVDMNTRQEVPSIQIRFTEVVLNYVEALMALGQSEEAKTWLNKIRFRVGMPAITETGAALVARYQNERNIEMLFEEQRFYDVRRWMTAPTALGKQAQIIIVTGKLKPGKTVTTYKYSKENYDYSYKVQDLGTGKENRKWDDKAYFPPINRDEINRNKQLVQNPGY